GAACCCGCTGTTCCGGGCGGTGTTCAACTACGGCGGCGCGGCCTTCCCCACGATCGGCACGGGCGAGGAGGCCTGGCGGCTTCCCACCACGGGCAGCGTGTCCGGCAACGTCCGGGGCGCGTCGAAGTTCGAGCTGGGCCTCACCCTGACCGCCGACGGCGAGGTGCTGCGCGGGGAGCTGGAGTTCCAGTCGCACGTGCTGGACCGGGACTCGGCCGACCGGATGGCCGCCAACTTCGAGACCCTGCTGGCCTCGCTGGCCGAGCGGCCCGCCCGTCCGGTCCGCGAGAGCGAACTGCTCTGCGGTGCGGAACGCCGCTGGCTCGCCGAGCACGGCGGCGACGTCGCGGCCCGGCCCGCCGGCGAGACCGCGTTCCAGCGGATCCTGGAACAGGCGGCACGGACCCCCGACGCGGTGGCCGTGGTGTCGGACGGACACGAGCTGACCTACCGGGAGGTGTCCGCGCGAGCCCGCGCGATCGCCCGGCGGCTCGCCGCACTGGGCGTGACCCGTGGCGACCTGGTCGGCCTCTGCCTTCCCCGCACGGCCGATCTGCCGGTGGCGATGCTCGGCACCTGGATGGCCGGGGCCGCCTACGTTCCGCTGGACCCGGCGTACCCGAAGGCGCGTCTGGACCATGTGGTGTCCGACAGCGGCCTCGGGGTGGTGATCTCGGCCGGCTCCCTCGCGGACGTCCTGCCGGACGGCCCGCGCGTGCTGTCCGTCGAGGAGGCCGCCGAGGAGACCGCCGAGGACGGGCACCACGGACAGCAGCCGGACGCGGCTGTGCCGGTCCGACCGGAACCGTCCGACCCCGCCTACGTCATCTACACCTCGGGCTCGACGGGCACCCCGAAGGGCGTGGTGGTCGAACACGCGCAGTTCGCCGCCTTCTGCCTGGCCATGGACGACCGCGTCGGCGGTGGCGCCGACGGCACCTGGCTCGCCGTGACCAGCGTGTCCTTCGACATCTCCGGCCTCGAACTGCTGTGGACCCTGACCAGGGGCCACCGCGTGGTCGTCGCCGGCGGAGAACTCGGCGCCTGGGCCGGATACCGGCAGTACGGGCCGACGCACCTGCAGTGCACGCCGTCACTGGCCAGGATGCTGCTGGCGGACGCGGAAGGCCGTGAGCTGCTCGGCGGGCTGCGGCTGCTCCTGGTCGGCGGCGAAGCGCTCGACCGCGGCCTGGCCGACCGGCTGCTGCGGACCTGCGGCGGCGACGTGCTCAACATGTACGGGCCCACGGAGACCACCGTCTGGTCGACGACCTGGCGCGTCGAGCCCGGCCCGGTTTCGCTGGGATCGCCCGTCCTCGACACCCGGCTGGCCGTGCTCGACCGGCACCGGCAGCCGGTACCGCGCGGCTGTCGCGGTGAGCTGTGGATCGGCGGGCGCGGTGTCGCGCGGGGCTACTGGGACCGGGCCGCGCTGACCGACGAGCGGTTCGTGGCGGACCCGTACGAGGGCGCGGGGCGGATGTACCGCACCGGGGACGTCGTCCGCTACCGCGAGGACGGCTCACTGGAGTACTGCGGCCGCGTGGACAGCCAGGTGAAGCTGGCCGGACACCGCATCGAGCTCGGTGAGATCGAGTCCGTGGTCGCCGGCTGCGCCGGCGTGCGGGAAGTCGCGGCGGTCGTACGCGAGGACGCCGGCCCGGCGGCCCTGTGGGTGTACTACTCCGGGGACGCCGGCCGGCAGGTCCTGGCCGAGCACGCCGCGGCGCGGCTGCCGGTGTCGATGCTGCCCGCGCGGTGGATCCGGCAGGACAGCCTGCCGCTGACACCGAACCGCAAGATCGACCGGCTGGCACTGGCCGCACTGCCCGCGCCGCGGCCGGAGCTCGCGCAACCGGCCGCCGAGGGCGACCGGGTGTGGGACGCGGTGGTCTCGGCCTGGTCGCAGGTACTGGACCTGGCCGAAGTGGACCCGGACCGCGGCTTCTTCGAACTGGGCGGAACGTCGATGGCGGCGCTGCGGGTCCACGAGCGGCTCTGCGCCGCCCTGGACCGCGAGTTCCCGCTCGCGACGCTGTTCCGCTACTCCACGGTCCGGCAGCTCACCGCGTTCCTGCGCGGCGACACCACGCGCACGGTGACCGCGGCCGCGACGTACCGGCAGCGTCCGGACGAGGACGCGGTGGCGATCGTCGGCGTGGCCCTGCGCCTGCCCGGTGCCAATGGCGCGGACGAGTTCTGGGCGAACCTGCGCGGCGGAGTCGAGTCGATCCGCCGCTTCACCGAGCGGGAACTGCTCGACGCCGGGATACCCAGGAGCGTGCTGGAGGACCCCGGCTTCGTCCCGGCCAAGGGGTACGTGCAGGACGCCGATCTCTTCGACGCCGAGTTCTTCCGATGCTCTCCGTCCGAAGCGGAGAACATGGATCCGCAGCACCGCCTCTTCCTGGAGACGGCCTGGCAGGGCCTGGAGGACGCCGGCATCCTGCCCGGCGCCGACCCCGGCCGCATCGGGGTCTTCGGCGGAGTCGGCTTCGGTGGCTACGACCAGGGCGATTCCGAGGACGCCTCGGAGGTCTTCCGCTCGGCGATCGGCAACAAGAACGACTTCCTCGCGACCCGCCTGGCCCACAAGCTGAACCTGCGCGGACCCGCGCTGACCGTGCAGACGGCGTGCTCCACGGGTCTGGTCGCCACGCACCTGGCCCGGCAGAGCCTGCTGCGCGGAGAGTCCGACGTGGCCCTCGTCGGCGCCTCCGCACTCACGTTCCCCCTGGAACAGGGCTACCAGTACCAGGAAGGCTTCGTGGCCTCGCCGGACGGACACTGCCGGCCCTTCGACGCCGACGGCGCGGGCACGGTCCTCGCCAACGGTGTGGTGGCGGTGGTGTTGCGTCGGCTGTCGGACGCGGTCGAGGCAGGAGACCGGATCTACGCGGTCATCCGCGGCAGCGCCATCAACAACGACGGCTCCGACAAGGTCGGATTCACCGCGCCCAGCGTGAACGGCCAGGCCACCGTCATCACCGACGCGCTCGCCGACGCCGGACTGTCGTCCGCCGACATCGGCTACGTCGAAGCACACGGCACCGCCACCGCCATGGGCGATCCCATCGAGATCCAGGCCCTCCAGGAGGTCTTCACCCCCGACCGCGACGAGCCCTGCGCCGTCGGATCGGTGAAGTCGAACATCGGCCACACCGACGTGGCCGCGGGCCTGGCGGGGCTGGTCAAGGCGGCGCTGTGCGTCTACCACGGCGAGCTGGTGCCCACGGTCAACTTCCAGCGCGTCAACCCCGAACTCGGCCTGGACCCGGCCGTCCTGCGGATCAGCGACGACACACGGGCCTGGTCGGGCACCCGACGGGCCGGAGTGTCCTCGTTCGGCATCGGCGGCACCAACGCCCACCTGGTCCTGGAACAGCCGCCCCAGACCGCCGCGCAGCCCGCCCCGGCACGCGCCGCGGCGCCCGTGGTCGTCTCCGGACGGACCCCGCAGGCACTCCGGGACCAGGCCGGCCGGTGGGCCCGGTGGCTCACCGAACACCCCGACACCACCCTCACCGACCTGGCCTGGACCACCACCCGGCACCGCGAACACTTCGCCGAACGCGCGTCGGTGGCCGGATCCGACCTGACCGCGGTCATCGAAGGACTGACCGCCATCGCCCACGACCGGCCGGACGCGACGGTCACCCTCGCCACCGCACGGCCGGGCAAGGTCGTCTTCGTCTTCCCCGGCCAGGGTTCGCAGTGGCCGGGCATGGCCCGGCGCCTGCTCACCGAAAGCCCGGCCTTCGCCGACACGGTCGCCCGCTGCGACGAGGCACTGCGCCCCTGGACCGGCTGGTCGGTCCGCGAACTGCTCCAGGACGAGGACCGCATCGCCTGGGACCGCCTGGACATCGCCCAGCCGGTGCTGTTCACCATGTACCTCGGCCTGGCGGCGGCCATGCAGGAGCTGGGCCTGGAAGCCCAGGCCGTCGTCGGACACAGCCAGGGCGAAATCCCCGCGGCCGTGGTCTCCGGCGCCCTGACCCTGGACGAAGGCGCCAGGATCGTCGCCGCACGCAGCACGGCCCTCGCCGCGCTGGACTCGGACGGCGAGATGGCGACGGTGGAACTCCCCGTCTCCGAAGTCTCGACGGCACTGGCGCCGCACGGGGACGCCGTCTCGGTCGCCGTGGTGAACACACCGGGATCCACGGTCATCTCCGGTGACCGGGCGGTCGTCGAAGAGCTGCTCTACGCGTGGGACGACCAGGACGTGTGGTGCGGCAAGCTGAACACCTCCTGCGCGTCCCACAGTTCGCACATGGACGCACTGCTGCCGGGCCTGCGGGACCGCCTCGCCCCGCTGCGCCCCCGCCCGACCGGCATCCCGCTGTACTCCACCGTGCTGGGCCGGCGGGCCTCGGGCGAGGAGCTGGACGCCGCGTACTGGTGCCGGAACCTGCGCGAACCCGTACGGCTCGACCTCGCCCAGCAACAGCTGCTCGCCGACGGGTACACGGTGTTCGTCGAGGTCAGCCCGCATCCCGTGCTGGCCATGCCACTGGCCGACGGCGGCGCGGACCGGGACGCGGTGGTCCTGGCGGCCATGGAACGAGACCAAGGCGGCCTGGACCGGCTCCAGCGCACCCTGGGCGCGCTGCACGCGCACGGTGTCGGGATCGACTGGCCGGCGGCCGTCCCCGACGGCCGCATGGTCGGCCTGCCCGGCTACGCGTTCCAGCGGCAGCGCCACTGGAAGGAACCCGCCCGCCGCAAGACGACCGACCAGCGGTTCTGGGACGCCGTCGGGGCGGGCGAGGCCGACGCGCTCGCCGAGCTGCTCGGCGCGTCCGGGCAGCACCGGGACAGCGTCATGGACCTGCTGCCGCTGCTCCGGCGCTGGCACCAGGGCCGCGACGACCACGCCGGGATCGCCGACTGGCTGTACGAGGAGACCTGGCAGCCCGCCGAACCCGCCCCGGCACCGGCGGACGGGGTCTGGGCCGTCCTCGGCGACCCCGCGTCACCCGCCGCGGAGCTGGTGGCGGCTCTCGGCGAAGCGGGCGCCGCCGCGCACCGGGCCGGCACGGACCCGGGTGACCTCGCCTCCCTGCCGGCGGAGCTCAAGGGCGTGATCGTCCTGACGCCGCCGGACGAGGACGGCACGCGGCACGGATTCCTCCGGACCGTACGACTGCTGCAGGAACTCGGAACGAGCCACCCCAGGACTCCGGTGTGGCTGGTCACCAGGGGCGCCGTCGGCGTGGACGCGGCCGATCCGGTCACGCGTCCCGAGCAGGCCCTGCTCCACGGACTGGGCCGGGTCGCGGCACTGGAACGCCCCGAAGCCTGGGGCGGCATCGCGGACCTGCCCGAACAGCCGCACCCGCACTGGGCCGGGCAGCTCGTCCGCGCCGTCCTCGCCGGCGACGACGAGGACCAGATCGCGCTGCGCGCCGACGGCCGGTACGTACGCAGGCTGCGCCGCACCACGCCCGCACCGGGCGCGCCGTGGACGACCAGCGGCACCGCCCTGATCACAGGTGGCACCGGCGCCCTCGGCCGGCGGCTCGCCCGCTGGCTCGCGGAACGCGGCACGCGGCGCGTCGTACTCGCCTCCCGCTCCGGCGAGGTCTCCGCGCGGTTCCGCGAGGAACTCGAGGCGACCGGGGCGGAGATCGTGACGGCGGCCTGCGACGTCGGTGACAGGAGGCAGGTCGCCGAACTGATCGACCGGATCGACGCCGGCGGCCCGCCGCTGACGGCCGTCGCCCACCTCGCCGGGATCGCCGGAATGGCACTCCTGGCCGAGCTCGACGGAGCCCGGGCCGCCGAGGAACTCTCCGCGAAGGTGTCCGGCGCCTGGCACCTGCACGAACTGCTCGGCGACCGGCCCCTGGACGCGTTCCTGCTGTACGGCAGCGGCGCCAGCCTGTGGGGTGCGGGCGGCGGGACGACCTACGCGGCCGGCAACGCCGCGCTGGACGCCCTCGCCCGGCACCGGGTGGCGGGCGGCCGCACGGCCACCGTCGTCCACTGGGGCGGCTGGGCCGACGGAGGCATGGTGACGGAGGAGGCCGAGGAGCAGCTCCGGGAACGGGGCCTGCGGATGATGGCCCCGGACCGGGCACTGGGCGCACTGGACCTGGTACTCGGAACGGACCGGGTGGCACTGGGCGTGGCCGACATCGACTGGTCCCGCTTCACCCCCACCTTCTGCGTCGCCCGGCGGCGTCCGCTGCTGCTGGGCATCCCGGAGGCGCGCGCCGAGATGACGGGCACGCGCCAGGAGAGCGGACTCGGCGAGCGGCTGGCGGGCATGGGACGGGACGCACGGCTGCGTACGGTGCTCGAACTGGTCCGCGTCGAGGCCGCCGCCGCCCTCGGGGTGGCGGACGTGCCCGCCGAACAGCCCCTCCAGCAGCTCGGGATGGACTCGCTGATGGCGGTCGGCCTGCGCGCCAGGCTCGCCAGGCGGACCGGCCTGCCGCTCGGCACGGACGTACTGTTCCGGCACGGCAGTTGCGCCGGCATCGCGCGACACCTGGTCGACGAACTCACCGGGCGCCCGCCCGGCACCGAGGACTCGGCCACCGCCTCGCCGACGGCCTCGGCTGACCAGCTGGTGCGGGTGCTCAAACCGGCGCCGAACCCCAGGGCACGCATCCTGTGCATGGCCGGAATGGGCGGCACGACCACCGCCCACATCCCGCTCGTCCCGTACCTTCCCGAGGACGTGGAACTGCTGGGCATCCGGGTTCCCGGCCGTGAGGGCAGCGGCGGGGAGGCCCCGGTGAATGATGTGAACGTGCTCGTCGACCGGGTCGTGGCGGAGATGTCCGACCGTCTCGACGTGCCGGTCGTCCTGTACGGGCACAGCCAGGGCGCAAGCGGAGTCTGGGAGATCGCCCACCGGCTGGGCAGCAGGGCGGGCGGACCGGAACTGTCCCTCGTCGCCGCCTGCGCGCTGCCGCCGTTCACCGAGGCCCCGGAGGAGCTCCAGCGGTTCCAAGAGGTGTCGGCGCTGTGGGACACGGCGGAGCCGGGGACCCTGGCCGAGGCCTTCCGGGGGGTGCTGCCCGACGGGATCCTCGCCCACGGCGAGGTCTTCGCCGGCTACCTGGAGAACCTGCGGAACGACTCCGCGATGTGGACCCGGTACCAGCGCATGCTGGACGCCGACCGCAGGGGTCCGCTGGACATCCCGGTCACGGCGGTGTCGGCCACGGCCGACCCGGTGCTGCCCGAGGGCACGATGAAGGGCTGGTCCGCGCTGACCAGGGGCACGTTCACGACCCGGAGCATCGAGGGCGCGCACTCGGCGCCGATGGAGAACCCCGAGGCCATGGCCCGGCTGCTGACCGCGGCCGTCCCCGCCGGGCCGACGCCCGGCGCATGAAACGCCCGTGGCGTCCGCCGTCTTCGGACGGCGGACGCCACGGGCGCGAGGAAGGGAAGGGAAGGGAACGGAAAGGGGTGTCAGGCCCCGGGTCCGGCGTTCGCGCCCGAACCGGGACGGATCAGCAGTGCGGCCAGCAGCGCGACACCCGCGCACACCGCGCCCGCCGTGAAGCCCAGGGACATCCCGGACCGCGAGGCGACCGCCACCAGCATCGCCAAGCCCAGCGAACCGCCCAGCGTCTGCACGGCATTGAGCATGCTGGAGGCCGCTCCGGCGTCCCCGCGCCGCAGCCCGGAGGGCTTGTACTCGTCGAGCTTGGTGGGTCGGCTTTGCCACTGACCGGTGAACAGCTGCTCCGGCTCTGCGGCGTGGGCAAAGCGGAGCACGGTGCTGAAGCCCATGCCGAGCTGGCGGGCGATGGACCGCTTGCTGTGTCCAGCGGCCAGGAGCGCGTGGACGGTTGCATGCTTGGCGCGGGTTCGCTCGGCGAACCGGTGTCCTGTCGGCCACGGCGACGACGTGGGCGGATCTAACGTTTGCTGGGGCTCCTCCGGTGGCGCCGGTGCGGTCGCAGGCACGCACGGTGTTGGAAGACGCACTTCACGGCGGCTTCGCCGAGGTTGTGCCAGAGGGTACTGGTGGGCCGTCGGCGAGGTGCCTGCTGAGCAGGTCCTTTTCCCACGGCCCCCAGCCCGAACGACGCATGCGACTTTCACCGCACGTCGCTCTCCAGTGACTACTCCGTGAGTGCTGGGACAGACCTTCGTCCGTGGATGTCCGCATGACAACTTCCGCAGACCACAAGGGTTTTGCGATGTCGTGCGGCCATGAGATCTGCCCACGGTGGCCGGTCAGGACCTGGCTTTCCGAGGTCAGCGAGCTTGGCGACGTGGTGAACCTCCACCCCGTCGATGCGTCCGCATGACTCGCATCGCCCGGCGAGGAGACGGGTGACCAGCTCCTTGCGCTTGGTACTGACTGGTGCCAGCTGACGGTCGGTAACAACCGTCTTCTTGTTCTGTCGCAGCGGGATCCCGCCGAACCGTCCGACCAGTGGATTCCTGCCGGTGCGTTCGACGCGGGCCTCGAAGCACTTGCGTGGCCCGTGCGGTGTCTCGGTGGTGGCCGCGTATTTGCGAGCCATCTTCGACACCGACGAGCGGTGCTTGTTGGCAAGCGTCATCAGCATCGAGGTCTCCATGACCCATTGCAGCCGGGCGAGTCGGAAGACATCGCCGGCCATCAGGTAGTACTGGACGATGCCGCGGTACTCGGACCCGTAGGTGCTGATGATGTCGTGATCACCGTGGTTCAACAGCTCGGGCCGACGCGTGGGTTTGCCACGCTTCATGTACTGGGCTTGCTTGGCAGATACCACCGAACGAGGGACACGCAGACCGATAGTCCCATTGACAGAGCGTCGTCTGCCCGAAACCTTGCGGTCGTTGTGGTGCACGTTGATGTGGTAGCCGAGGAACCTGGCAGCCTGGGTGCGGGCGTGCGTGACGCTGGGCGGATCCGGCAGCGAGGCGATCAGCCTCAGCAGCGTGTTCCGGCTGACCCGCACCCCGAATGCGTCGGACATACGGGCGCCGGCACGTCCTGCGAGCGCAAGACCGACCGAGACCAGCATCGATCTCAGCCGCTCCGTCCGCCGACCGAACCGACGTGTAAGCCCAGGTACCTGCTCGACGAACGTCTTCCGCGGACAGGACTCCTCCGCGCAGACGAACCGGCGCACCCGTAACGACACCACGACGAGTCTGCCAGCGGTTGGCAGGTCACGGGGAAACCGCAGGTAGGAACCGTGTATCCGTTCCGACCAGCACGCGCAGTCCGGGAGGTCGGGCGCGAGCACCCGCTGACCGGCATGTCGCAGGCCAGCACCGTGCCGTGCGGGTCGAGCACGCGCGGGACCGTGAGGACGATCTTGCCGGTATGCCGTCCCGACGCCATGTGGCGGAACGCGCCGGGCGCCTCCCTCACGTCGTACGCGAGGTGTGGCAGGGGCTCGATCGCGATGATCGCCGCCGTGGCGACCGCGGGAGCCGGCCTCGACTGGTACAACGTCGCGGTCTTCGCCCTCGTCGCCCTGCTGAGCCCGCTCCTGCCCGCCTCGAAGGCGCCTCGGGAAGCACCGGAGGAGACGGCCGCCGAGCCCCGCGTCCTCGAGAACGCCTGACGCCCCGCGCATGGCGAATTCCATTCGCCGGAATGGCAAATGCGGGGTCGCAATTCTCGTATTTGTATGCCAGACTTTTTTCGTCGATTGATTGCAGGAGGTACGTATGACTGACAAGTCGTTCGACGGTGGCATTGCTCAGGATGCCAAGGAGAAGTTCCGCGAGGCGCTGGAACGCAAGGCCCACGCCACGCGCGCCCGTACGGCCCACGAAGAGGGTCGCATCCGGGTTAAGAACATGAGCGGTTCGGCCGGGCAGAAGCGGTATTTCCGCAGGAAGACCGGCTGATCTCCACCCCCTGCGCCGCCGCGGCCATTCCACGAGAATGAGCCGCGGCGGCCTTTTTGTGTACGCGTGAATCTGGCCCGCCCGGCCTGCTGGAATTCTGCTTGATGGTGACTCGAATGCCGGTGGGGTTCTGCTCGAAAAGAACTGGACGGTTTCCCTGTGGGCGGTGCATTCAAGCCACACTGGGAGTCCTGAGCGAGTGCTCCGTATCCGTTCCCGTGCGGAACCCGAGTCAAGCTGTAGCGCCGCGTCCCAGCCTGGAGTGTGCGGCACCGGCTGTTCCCGGTGCATCCGTGTCGAAAGGGCCCGAATGAGCATCGTCGAGGAACGACCGCTGGCGACCGAGCTCGCCCCTGCGCCCGCCTTCCGCGCCCCCTCGGTGCGCGTGGCCCCCGTACCGCAGTGCCCGGCGCAGCCACCCGTGCGTACCGACGGCCCCCCGGCTCCCATCACCGCAGAACCCTCCCTGGCCCTGGCCATGGCCATGGCCTCGATCCGGATCTCCAGGGGCAACCCCACCGCCGAGGAGACGGCCGCACTGGCCGTCCTCCTGACGGCCCGTCTGCGTCTGCTGCACGGGGCCCGTGAGTCCGAGGCCGCCGCCCCCCGCGTCCGCAGGCTCCCGCGCCCCGCCTGCCCGCAGTTCCGTGCCCCGGGCGCCTGGGCCTCGTGACCCGGTACTGACGGCCCGCCGGGGGCGGAGCGGGCCCGGTCCGCGACCAGGCCCGGCCCGGTCGACCCGCCGGGTCAGCCCGGCCCGGTCAGCCCGGCCCGGTCAGCCCGGCCCGGTCAGCCCGGCCGGTCACCCCCGCCCGGTCAGCGCGGCAACTCCGTCCAGGATCCGCTCCAGCCCGAAATCGAGCGGGTCGTCGCCGTGCGGGGCGAACGCCCCGCCCGCGACGGCCGCGGTCAGCGCCGGGAACCGCCCGCCGTGCCGTTCCAGTACCTGCACCGTCAGCCGGTCCCACTCCTCCCGGCCCTCCGCATCATCGTCCGTGCGCTGCTGCGCCAGATTGCGGATGTGCCCGATGACGAGCAGGAACACGTCGTGCTGCTGCGCGAAGGACAGTCCCGTCCCCGCCAGCGCGGCCAGGGCGGAGTCCAGCCACCCCAGCTGACGGGGCCCCATGAGCTGGCGGCGCATCCCGGTGGCGGCCACCATCCACGGCCGGCGCCGGTACTGCTCCCAGCATGCGCGCGCCCACGCGTCCAGCTGCGGACGCCAACCCCCCGGCACGCCGGCGAGATCGGGAGCCGGCCCGAACGCCGCGTCGACCATCAGGTCGAGCAGCTCCGTCTTGCCCGGGACGTAGCGGTACAGCGCCATGGTGGTCACGCCCAGGTGCGCGGCGACGCCCTGCATGGACAGCGCGTCCAGCCCCTGTGCATCGGCGATGCCGAGGGCGCTGTCCACGATGCGCTCGACGCTCAGTGAGGGCTTCGGGCCGCGCCTGGGCTGTCCCTGCTCGCCCCACAGCAGCGCCAGGCTGACCGCCGGATCGCGCTTCTCGTCCCTGCTCCTGGCCATGCGGCCCCGCTCCTCGGATCGCTGCGAGCCCGACCTGGTTGACGGCACGCCCTGGAACTGTATATAACATAAACGAAATTGCTTATCGCGTACACAGTCACTGGGGGTCACCATGCTCGTCACCGTCCTCGCCACCTCCGCCGCCCTCCTCGCCGCACCGGTCACCGGCCTGCTGGGCCACCGGGCCCTGCGTCGCGCTGGCAACGCCCGGCTCCTGCGTATCGAGGGCCCCCGCGGCATCGACGAACAGCGCTTCGTCCGGATCGGCGGCATCGAGCAGTGGATCTCGATCCGCGGCGAGGACACGGCCAACCCGGTGGTGGTCGAGATCCACGGCGGCCCCGGCGCCTCCCACTCGATCTTCGCCACGCGCACCCGGTCCTGGGAGAAGCACTTCACGGTCGTGCGCTGGGACATGCGCGGCGCGGGCAAGACCTTCGGCCGCTCCGGCCCCGAGGGCCAGGGCGAGATGAGCTTCGCCCGGCTGTACGAGGACGCCCTCGAGGTCA
The window above is part of the Streptomyces sp. NBC_01296 genome. Proteins encoded here:
- a CDS encoding group II intron reverse transcriptase/maturase, which translates into the protein MLVSVGLALAGRAGARMSDAFGVRVSRNTLLRLIASLPDPPSVTHARTQAARFLGYHINVHHNDRKVSGRRRSVNGTIGLRVPRSVVSAKQAQYMKRGKPTRRPELLNHGDHDIISTYGSEYRGIVQYYLMAGDVFRLARLQWVMETSMLMTLANKHRSSVSKMARKYAATTETPHGPRKCFEARVERTGRNPLVGRFGGIPLRQNKKTVVTDRQLAPVSTKRKELVTRLLAGRCESCGRIDGVEVHHVAKLADLGKPGPDRPPWADLMAARHRKTLVVCGSCHADIHGRRSVPALTE
- a CDS encoding DUF5302 domain-containing protein, which encodes MTDKSFDGGIAQDAKEKFREALERKAHATRARTAHEEGRIRVKNMSGSAGQKRYFRRKTG
- a CDS encoding acyl-CoA carboxylase epsilon subunit, which translates into the protein MSIVEERPLATELAPAPAFRAPSVRVAPVPQCPAQPPVRTDGPPAPITAEPSLALAMAMASIRISRGNPTAEETAALAVLLTARLRLLHGARESEAAAPRVRRLPRPACPQFRAPGAWAS
- a CDS encoding TetR/AcrR family transcriptional regulator — encoded protein: MARSRDEKRDPAVSLALLWGEQGQPRRGPKPSLSVERIVDSALGIADAQGLDALSMQGVAAHLGVTTMALYRYVPGKTELLDLMVDAAFGPAPDLAGVPGGWRPQLDAWARACWEQYRRRPWMVAATGMRRQLMGPRQLGWLDSALAALAGTGLSFAQQHDVFLLVIGHIRNLAQQRTDDDAEGREEWDRLTVQVLERHGGRFPALTAAVAGGAFAPHGDDPLDFGLERILDGVAALTGRG